The genome window TATGGACTTCGCCAATTAATGCAAACATGATACTCATTGTATATCGGTACATCGTCTATCTTAGCATTTGTTATCCCTGGCAATTTTGGTTGTACATATTAAAGCCTAATTAGGATTTGATTTGAGTATCTTTGTGCTTTGTACTGTTGATAGTATTGGTTGTAATATATTGTTGCTCGTTTTGTATTTGTAATGACAAATTGGTTTGTTATTTCGTATAAAATTTTTGCTATATCTCAATATTGACATTAATGATACCTCTTGCTAGAAaaatggttgaaaaaaaaaaagtagcaaCTACAGTCACAAAGCTGCTTTTGGCAACTTTCTTGCAAGAAAATCATTTAGTTGCATTTGATCGTCTTTGGTAAGGGGTCGATGGTTTCTAATTAAAGAAGTTACTTGTTTATGACAAAATGGGCACTCTTTTCTTATAATGGAAAAAAGTCATAAAGaattggtgttttattgaaaaatgagtttatttttattttatccgataaacaaatttctttttgctttCAAAATAGGTACTCTGTttttataatggaggaaaatcataaagagctgatgttttattgaaaaaatgggtttatttttattttatctgataaataaatttgtttatggaaaaatgggtactctgttcttaaaatggaggaaagtcataaagagctgatcttttattgaaaaacgggtttatttttattttatccaataaataaatttatttatgagaaaatgggtactctgttcttataatggaggaaagccataaagagctggtcttttattagaaaatgaatttatttttattttattcaataaataaatttagttataaaaaaatgggtaccctgttcttataatagaggaaagccataaagagcaggtcttttatgggaaagtgatactttacacaaagtgaccgcgatttggttaatgaaataatcccaaataaaaatttagaatgaatttatttattttgaaagttgtataacgGTCGTTAAAACTCCAgagattggcaaaaaaattttggggttgcAGAAAGACAGAgcgaagaaggagaagaattgAGCCTTTGTTCGTTGCAATTGTTCCATTAAAAATGGCTCTATTCggttttacccattttttgttgggtAAAATCGTTGGTTCTAACGATCAATTCTTCAtttcccgtcaattgtccttaattggccaaaattacgaAACTTTGAGGATGCAATATGTTTGgggtgaaactttgaggatgaaattggcCAACCACCCAAACTTTGAAGATgaaaagttcattttttttgtataaataccataaatagctagtattttgctgatgtaatgcaaaaaaatccataaagagctggtatgttttgGGCGCaatcttttttactttcacatatttaaaatttgttaaatgcaaaatctactagttttcctttcgtaaaagtatactttttcaattttagttacaaatatttatgtattttacataaatgtaatgattcagagtaaaatatccataaatagttagtattttgttgatgtaatgcaaaaaactcataaagagctggtatgttatgggcaaaacttttttactttcacatatttaaaatttgttaaatacaaaatttatagttttcctttcgtaaaaatattagtgtaacactttttcaattttagttataaatatttatgtattttacataaatgtaatgattcagagtaaaatgtccataaatagatagtattttgttgatgtaatgcccATAATCGGGAGAATCAATTGAAATTCACTGTTCCTCAACCTTGGACGCTTTAAGTAAAGTAGAGATATTTGTATTCAATTAAATGTGAAACAGGCAACAATCTGTCTTCCCACGAACCCAGTTTTCACAAATGTTAATATTTTACTAATATAACAATTAAAATCAattttaataattcaaatttagtAGGTTAGATAAAAGTTGTTAGAAAAGtgagaaatcaaaagaaaaataactcaaatttattaaaagtccAAAAAGGATTCAGTACTTCAGCTTTAGAAGTCCTCCAAATGACTATCTATTAGAACGTctataatcaaaataaattagataattaaaaaacttaatatttcaaacatttattttcttaAGTTTCACTTCTTAAAGGCTCTCAACTCGTTATTCAATAATGACCATATGTTGCTTCAAAGTCAAGTATGGCTGTGTTTAGTACTGCTTACGCTTCCTTTTCGGTGTTTTATTCGTAGAcccattatatttatgttaattccGTCACACCCCAATACATTTCTAGCTTCTGCAGTACGCAACATTTCCCCATCCCCCAACGGGTTTATAGGTCGCCACTTGCTTTTGTAGAAATATTCCCTTCATCCTCCGTACATATCAGCTTCTTTGCCATATTCTTTACCTTTCCACGTGCCTGCTTCTTTGCCATATTCTTTACCTTTCCACACCTGTCTTAGATTAGCTGAATACACTATAGATTTTACCCTTGAAATAAAGCTAAACAAGGTTACATAGATAGCTCCTTCAAGTTGCATAGAATTTGCTTCATTGTGTTTGAAATGTGCGTTCAAACTTTTGTAGCTTACTTTACATGCAATGATAGGACAAAGATTATCAATTATCTTAGCAAATGAATTTAAGTGCTCCTCATTATgacacaaaaataaataaataaataccaTCAATTGCACTAGATATAAACTAGTATGTGAAACCTTCTTGAATTAAGTTCTGAATGGAATTACCACTGCCAGACACACAAAcacccaaaaagaaagaagaaattaagaaatagGTAGAATGTTTTTTATGCTTTGCTCTTTCTGTTGTCTTCTAACTTTAAGATGATGaaataaaatttgagagtttCAGCAAAATAATGTGATAGGGTGATTCTAAATTTTTATGTATTCACAGAGTAATTGACAGGAGCCTTGAACTTCAAGTTGTTCTATTTGCTGATATAATTTTCAGTGGACAAACTGAGGGAAGAGGTTAAGGAAGTACAATACACTAGAATTTAATTTAAAGgtgaaattttgccaaaagtAATGTTTTCAATAATCTAGGCACGGTTTTAGTGATCACCATTTTAatcatttactttttattttctatGAAATTGATAAATTCATGTATCTTTTTTCACCTGACTCAAACTTCTGAAATTAAGTTAATAGAATGGTCACAAGTAGCTACTTCACAGACATTTATTGATCACAAACACAAATAAAgcaaaaagtaagaaatttgaTATGGCCACATGCTGGAATGAGTAATAATACAAATAAAAAGTGAAACCTGGGCATTGTGATAGGCTCAGTATTTATTATAAGCTAAGATCAGACGAGTAGATTATGAGACATGTTAGGCAATAGGCTAAGATTCCAGGTAGTGTGGATATGAGTATCTTTTGGGAAGAGTTGTTATGCATCATGACTGGAAAACATTGACCACGCTTAGGATAAACTCAATTTAATTAGTTGAGCGAAGCTGGGTAATCTTTTCAAAACTCCATTAAAGTTTCTTCAATCATATAGCTCCATTATCTTGTAACAAAAAAGAGCTAAACTCGTCTGTGGTGAAGATGTATGTTCTTACTGCAACGTTTCTCACTATAACTGAATGCTTAGCTTATCTTTGTGAGCATTGATCCTTTTATTGGAAAATCAGCTTACCATGTTGCATTTCCTTGGCGATGCTTGCAGTCTCATACAGATCTGAAAATTACAGAGAATTCCAAGAAAGAAACCATAAGGCCCCCAAAACGCCTGAAGAAATCTCGTTGACTATCAATTACAATTGTAAGgttcatccttttttttttttccatttgttCTCTTTGTATGCGACTAAGACCAAAAGTGTACACTGTTGAGGAGGATTAAAATAGTGTTAAAGAATCTGGTCCTAAGCAAATAAAGAACAGGTGTTGAAAGGTCACTATACCTGATTTCAGTATTCTTTTGGGGCACAGTGTGCACTAGtgtaaatatcttcaaaagcTGGAGCTCCAGTGGTGAGCCTTATGTATAGCATGGCTGGTTGACCTTTTACTCCAATCTGTAATgcatgaaattcttgaaattgaAACTTATACTAAGCTGCTCAAAATGAACTTTCTTTGTAGAAACTGAAACAGGGTAGTCAGAAAGTTTGAGAGTTTGATCTTCATACTGGTGGACAAAATATTATGACTTGGGAAATTTGAGGATGTTGCATTCTGTGATTGTAATAGAGGAACAGAATAGCACTGTTTACAGGTGAGATCATCGACAGAGAAGAGGAGGTAGATGCTAGTAGTTCCCCTGGCTCTGCAGATTGGATAGGTTAAATTTGCTTATTTTCACTGGTTGCATATCGCCTGGCTGTTTTTGTGTGGCTAGAAATGTTGTAATGATGTTTTTGGTGTAAAAATTGATAAAACCTGTATGTATCAAATTAGTTTAAAGCATTCTCTTAATTAATGAAGAATGCACTTCTCAGAAAGTCATCTATTAATATTATCTAATTTTAAGATGAAGAATTGCCTATTTTTACACTTGGATGTGGTTGTTTTACTTTTGCAGGTAATTTATGCAGAACTATTATACTACTCTTCGTTATTTTATTTTGAACTCTAACTGCATGCTAGCTGTTGACCTTGTTTGATAGATGAACCATATGAGGAAATATATAATTGGAATGTGTGCAAAGATTTGGATTCCATCAGCAATATGCTCAAACTtgcactacaacaaaaatgacctttcCTGACATGTCTATAAGGACATTTGCTGGTTTCTGCCATTATAGTAAACATATCATGACACTTATTAATAAATTCAATAATATgtactataatttttttattttatcatgatATACAAATAATAATGTGCCTTTAGGCTACCTATGATGACACTCTAGAAAGTGTGagatgaaccaaaaaaaaaaaaacgaaaaaacacagaaaacgACATCGTTTTATTTTggctccaaaacacttgctgaAGTACTGTGAAGTTTCATTTTGCCGGCAAAAGGActtggtgaaaattttcttcttctcatcTCTCTCACCTCTCAGCATACAAGCATTCTCGGCCAGTCCAGAATGTTGGTAGCAATCGAAGCTATCTCCACAAACAACCATCTTCATCTTTTCTAACCTCAACTTTAAATCCCTCGGCTAAGACATCTGGAAGGGCAGGCAGGAAGTAAAAGCTGAAGAACGGAGCTCTACATTGGGAAAGCGGGAAGATACTTCAGGCGCGCATATCTTGTTCCAAAATTGAAGTGGTAAACACAATGAAGCTGTTGCCCATAACCTGTTCGATAAAATGTCAATTCCCccctgtttttcatttttttctgtgAATCTCTTTTAATGTTAATATATGAAACATAGTTGTAAAACTGTATTGTATTTTTtagtcttttttcttttttttcttcccctaTCCATTTTCTTGTTGAACTTCCACCCCTCCCAGTTCAGGATGACATAGCATTCATGATCTGCACTCGTGCAATACATCCACCTGGTATCTAACTAAACACTCATGAATCTCAGTAGCCTTTTCCTGCCAAATCTTGTTCTTGTACTAAAATGGGACATCATATGTACTAATGGCAGCTGCCGGCTTACCTCTGTTGTTCATTGATGCTCCTAAACTGCATCGCCTCAACTTTTGGTACGCTTTGTTCCCTGGGGCTGCTGCATGCATTCTCTTATGTTTAATTGTAAGTTTCTTTCTTCCTATCATCcaaatgattttcttttctgtGGTGTTCAAAGTGCATTAACGGTTTCTCTTAGCAGCCAATGTGCATTGCATATAGAAATCGATAGCTCCATTTTGCTACAAATAGCTTGAGCTTCTGCATTCCAGTAATGGCATAGCTCTGTTTCTTCCTGCTTCTCTCTTTACCTCCAGTAATGTTCATTGATGTTACCTGaaggataatttcaaattttgatacGGGAAAGTCCTCAATCCAGAAGTCCTAAAAATTTTGCACTCCACTCAATAATCAAGAGGAAGAGCTGGGCAAAGTTTTCATGACTTCTATTTCTTGTATGTAGTCAGCTGATCAGGGAATGAATCAACAATGAGGAGAATGTTTAATTTCCTTTTCTACTCCCACAGTTGACTTGATTTTTATGATTATGTGCATGAAATTGTACTCCTGAGACCAAAAAAAGATTATGagtataaaataaaaagctagatagattctcttctttctttcacaTTTCACTACACACCAGAGATGTATCTATACTTTGATGGAAATTTAGTAAGATTCTTGAATTTCACCTTTAGTCTTCATGCTCATGTGTTTGTTTAACCTTTGACATTTCAGATTGAAGTTAGGAGTTTTGCGAAGACGCGAGTGCAGGAGTTGGTACGAAGGGCTTTGTTCTGGTATTAGGTAAATAAAATTTCTATCCGCTTGCTTGCAAATTCTGTTTTTACAGCTTGTTgagaaattttgcattttgttgATTTCCTTTATTTGCTGGGCTGCTTGATTTAGTAGACTGTAAATTCTTGAACTTGAAATTAGGGACTTGTAAGCCATGGCCTGAGTTTAAAAAATCAGGGCGCTTCTTATTCTCAATGATTTTATGGGATTTGTCTAGTTTTCTAAGTACTAATGTGTAGTTGTTGTTTTCATGCTCTTGGAAGCTTGTTGGAGGACATTTATTTATATTCAAAGTATGGATAAAAGATGGATGGATTTTCCAAGAACAAGTGAAAAGTACGAGACAGGACTTCAAATGTTTCTAAACTTTGCATTTTCTAGATCAAGTTGTGACGGAAAGATTTTGTGTCCTTGCAAAGATTGCGGCATGGGTGTTTGTGTGACAAAAATGGAAGCATATGATCATTTGAAAGTGGTAGGATTTATCAAGGGTTATAATAATTGGATAGCACATGGAGAACTTTCAAACTACAATGAAGCCACATCTAATTCTGAAAATACATCAATTGGGGTTTCAAATGGGACTAATGACATGCAAGACTTGGTCCATGATGTATTTGGGATACCACATGGAACAAATGAATTGAATACAGAAGGGGACATTCCTGTTTCAGAGGctgaaaaattttacaaattgatTGATGATTCTCAACAGGATTTGTACAGTGGTTGCAAAAATTTCTCGAAATTGTCTTTCATTATTCGTTTGCTTCACCTAAAATGCCTGGGTAAGATGAGTAACAAGATTTTTAATATGCTTGTTGAGCTGTTGAGAGAAGCATTTCCAGAGGCCATGACTAATTTGCCGTCTTCTTACTATGAGGCTGAGAAATTGATGAATACATTGGGGTTGGGTTATGAAAAGATCGATGCATGTCCTAATGATTGTTCTCTTTATTGGGGTAGTGCTGAGAAAAGGACTTCATGCGAAACATGTAACGAGCTTAGGTGGGTTGCTTCAGAAAATGATCCAACtggggaaaaaaggaaaattcctcaaaaattgTTGTGGCATTTTCCCTTAAAACCTAGATTACAAAGActatttatgtcttctaaaattgcatctcaaatGAGATGGCATGAGGAAAAACGTACAAAAGATGGTTGTATGAGACATCCAGCTGATTCTCCAGCTTGGCAAACTTTTGACCATCTACATCCAGAATTTGCTAAGGATTGTCGAAATGTTAGATTGGGGTTGGCATCTGACGGGTTTAATCCATTCAACAACATGAGTTCTACACACAGTACTTGGCCTGTAGTTTTAATACCATATAACTTACCTCCGTGGATGTGTATGAAGCAACCGTACTTCATGTTGTCCTTGTTAATACCCGGACCATCCTCTCCTGGGAATAATATTGATGTTTATCTACAGCCTCTAGTTAAAGAATTGACCGAATTGTGGGATTTTGGCATTCAAACTTATGATGcatcccaaaaagaaaattttcaattgcatgCAGCTCTGTTGTGGACCATTAGTGATTTCCCTGGATATGCAATGTTATCTGGCTGGAGCACTAAAGGTGAATATGCTTGTCCTGTTTGTCACAAGTTCACTCATGCACGACGGTTGACTCATAGTTTCAAATATTGCTATATGGTCATCGGAGATTCTTAGATAGTAAGCATAAATTTAGAAAGCAAGCCCAATTCTTTGATGGCACCGAAGAACATGGAAAGCGACCACCATTGCAAACCGGGGATATGATTGTGAGTGAATTGGGAGACTtgcaaattaaatttggaaaacttGTGAAAGGTAATCCGAAGCTGCCTTTCAATTGGAAAAAGAGGAGTATTTTCTTTGACTTGCCATATTGGAAAGATAATGTCTTAAGACACAATCTTGACTTCATGCACATTGAGAAGAATGTTTGTGAAAATATTTGGGGGACATTGCTGGATATTGAGGATAAAGCAAAGGACCATTATAATTCCCGCCGTGATTTGAGAGAAATGGGAATAAGAAAAGAGCTGCATCCCATTGAGACAGAACCTGGAAAGGTGTACTTACCTCCATCTTCCTTTGCAATGgataaaaaacagaaaactatGTTTTGCAATGTGCTAAAAAAGTGAAAGTTCCAGATGGTTATGCAGCTAATGTCTCAAGATGCGTTCGAGTAAAATCACCAAGAATTTCAGGGCTTAAAAGTCATGATAATCATATCCTAATGCAGCAATTGATGCCTATAGCTTTGAAAAAGACTTTGCCAAAATCAGTGCGCTATCCTTTGATTCGATTGAGTAGATACTTCAGGCAGCtttgttctaaagttatttGTCCTCAAGATGTGGTTCGTTTGGAAAGTGAAATTGCCGTCATACTCTGCGATCTTGAGAAATGCTTCCCACCAACCTTCTTCGATGTCATGGTGCATTTAGTTGTTCATTTGGCAACTGAAGTGAAATTAGGTGGGCCGGTGTATTATCGTTGGATGTATCCTATAGAGAGGTACTGCTTGTAATTCTCATTATGCCTTAAATGTTTATtccttttttgctttctttgatTTGTGGAACTAATTAGAGAGGTTGGAATGATGATACTTTAGGTACTTAGGAACATTAAAATCTTATGTTCGAAATAAAAGTAGGCCTGAAGGTTCGATTGCTCAAGGGTACTTGGCAGAAGAATGCATTAACTTTTGCTCATTGTATCTTGCGGACT of Coffea eugenioides isolate CCC68of unplaced genomic scaffold, Ceug_1.0 ScVebR1_1129;HRSCAF=1932, whole genome shotgun sequence contains these proteins:
- the LOC113754946 gene encoding uncharacterized protein LOC113754946, which encodes MGVCVTKMEAYDHLKVVGFIKGYNNWIAHGELSNYNEATSNSENTSIGVSNGTNDMQDLVHDVFGIPHGTNELNTEGDIPVSEAEKFYKLIDDSQQDLYSGCKNFSKLSFIIRLLHLKCLGKMSNKIFNMLVELLREAFPEAMTNLPSSYYEAEKLMNTLGLGYEKIDACPNDCSLYWGSAEKRTSCETCNELRWVASENDPTGEKRKIPQKLLWHFPLKPRLQRLFMSSKIASQMRWHEEKRTKDGCMRHPADSPAWQTFDHLHPEFAKDCRNVRLGLASDGFNPFNNMSSTHSTWPVVLIPYNLPPWMCMKQPYFMLSLLIPGPSSPGNNIDVYLQPLVKELTELWDFGIQTYDASQKENFQLHAALLWTISDFPGYAMLSGWSTKDSKHKFRKQAQFFDGTEEHGKRPPLQTGDMIVSELGDLQIKFGKLVKGNPKLPFNWKKRSIFFDLPYWKDNVLRHNLDFMHIEKNVCENIWGTLLDIEDKAKDHYNSRRDLREMGIRKELHPIETEPGKVYLPPSSFAMDKKQKTMFCNVLKK